ACATATTGATCGGAATGAATATGTGAAAAGATTAAATCTTCACCAATGAAGGTTGGTGTAATCGGAAAACCGGTCATTCCTAAGCACGACAATAAAAACACAAATGCTAAACGCGGATGTTCAAAGGAATGTCCGTGAAAATTTGCCAGATCGAAATTCTTTTCTCTTTGCTGCAAATAACGTAACACCGCCAAACCTGCTATACCCGATACAACCACTCCACTCAGGTATAAAAACACATGCTGCAAATTAAAATGCTCGTTAAATGAAATAGCAAGAGCATTCCAACAATGATTCATGATTAAATAAAACCATGCTTCCAACACATGTTTACGTTCGCTGAATGCTTTAAGTGTTAAGGCTAAACCAAATAAAGAAAACACAGCAGGCAAATAGGCTTTTACTTCTGCAGGAATAATTTCTTCCGATACAAAAAGGAAAAATAATCCCAATGCATATAGCGGAAAAAACAAAATGAAAGCGCGACGGAATGTCAGGAACCGCAACTGATACCCGACCCATTTAATGGGCGACCACAAATAGCGGTACATGATCATATCGAGATTAAATTCTTTTACCGACAACATGTAAAACGAATAAGCCATACGCTTGGGAAAACTATCCTCAATGGTTTCCGGACGCGGTTTAAAATTAAAAAACTGCTCGCGGATCAAATAACTTACCACCGATGGTGAAACCAATAGCTGATACGTTCTTAAAAATGCATTTCCTGCAAAGTGAATTAAGGCCAGATCATCCAGTCCAAATGCAATTTCTACGAAGATGAGTCCGATTTGAGAAATGGAAGAATAGGCTACCTGACTTTTAATGGACGATTGCACCCTTCCAATTGCAGAAGCCACCGCGCTTGTACATAATCCCAATGAGATAATCAGAATTTTCATCACCGTTTGGTGCTCCCAGAAGGGATAGGTACGAAGTAAGATAAACGCACCAATATGAACCGATAGAGAAGCATAAAAAATAGCACTGGAAGGTGTGGGTCCCTCCATCGCTCGCGGTAACCAGGAAGAAAAAGGTAATTGCGCAGATTTTGCTGCTGCAGCCAATAGAATCATTGCAGTAATAGCGATGCCAATAAAACTGTGTTCCTGCAAATGATGATTCACCAGTTCCGCATTGTTCAGTTTTGCAAAAGTTACATTCTCATGCCAGAGATGGTGACTCATCCACATCGCCAAAATTAAACCGATATCACCAATACGATATACTGAAAATACTTTCATGGCATTTTTCACCGGTAAATAACGGTGCCAGTAAAATGCAATGAGTAAGAAAGAAGAGATCCCCAGCATTTCCCAACCAATAAATAAAGTTTCTATGTTTCCGGATAAAATGGTGATGTTATATCCGAGATAGAAAAATAAAATCGTATTGAAAAAGCGTTTGTATCCATTCTCACGGTGCATGTAAAAACGGGAGTACATGGTGACCATAAACGTAAGAAAGGCACCAACCAATAAATACACTGCGGTTACTTTATCGAAATAAAGTGAAATAAAAAATTCATAGCCTTCCGATTTAAATAAGGATAAATCCTTAATGGAAATGGTATGATGCTGATGAAACAACCAGTAAATAGTGAAGGCTACTCCAAGGAGGAATTGGAGTCCCACAGAAACAAATGCCGTTCCTGAAATCCATTTTTCTTTTGTTGCAGGTAGTAGTAAACTAAACAACAATGCCGAAAATGGTAAAAGCAAAAAGAGGTGAATAAAATGTTCCATAATCATGCATTAGTCGGTTATGATCACCGGTAAATTGTCCATACTTTTTTCAAATTCCCGATCCAGATCATGCACTTCAGGAACACGATCACGGAAAGGATGATAAACTTCCCATTGTCCGTTTTTAAAATAAAACAGTTCGCGGTCGGCCGGACGTACAGCCACTAAATGCACCCATTCCTTTTCGAACCATTCATAGGTATCGGCATTGCTTTGAATGGTTTTAAGAATGACATCCGGATCATGCTCCACAATGATGAGGAGACGAATCGGATCGTGGACTTCGATCATTTGCGAGGGTAATCCAGGACGCAGATCACCATCGGCTCCGTTGGCCACTCCGAATAATCCCATCACATTGTGGGGCAATTTTGTTCCGGCACCGAGTTTATAATTATCAACCCGGGAAAAATAATACTCCAGATTTATACCTCCGCACACGGGTGCAGCTGCCTTTAAAATACCGAACAAATATTTTCCATCCGGATCTATTCCGAAATTATAGGAATTCATAAATGCTCTCCGGTCGAGAAATAATCCTTTGGTTAATTCTCTTCGTCCAACAATACACAAAGTATTCGTTGCATGGTTTAATTCCGGACGAGGCTCAAACAAGGAAACAGCGCGCTCACGGATACGATCGTGCACCGAGTGGAGATCTGCTCCTGTATTGATTGATTCGAAGCGGCGGGAGCGTTCTTTTGCATTCGCATCAAGTGCCTGCTCAAACAGTTTTATGTTTTTCTGATGCAATTCCTGATTGGAAGGAAATATACTTTCTTCATCGTAAAACATTATTTCATCCCGCGTGGTATCGTGAATCGCGCCGATGAATTGGGTGTTTTCCGGAATATCAATTCCCTTTTGCTTTAATGCTTCACGCACTTTCGGATGATTGGCCATAAAGCTGATCACGCGTGCATTTACGGAACCGGGACGACCCGAGCATGCTCCGCAATCGTAAGCCGAATAATGCGGATTGTTTACACTGCTTGCACCATGTGAAACCATGTAAATCAACGGAGCAAAATTTTCAATTAATCCGATAGAACGTAAAACACCTTCTACACGAACAATCATTTCCTCAATGGTAAAACCAACTTGCAATCCATTTTCTTTATGATCGGGATTGGTGCATTCTATTTGCAAGCGCGATCCTTTTTCCATGTGACGGAAAGAAGAAGCCGCTGCTTCTGAAATTCGCGGTCGAAAAATATTGGAGAACAAACGCAAGGCCGCCCAGAATCCAACCGTCTGAGAAATGATCCAGCCACGTATTAATCCATGCGAACGTTTGGAAAGGTGAACATCTTTTTTCCGTTTACCTTTTGCTTCAAGCTCTTTAATTAAATAGTTGGGCGTTACCGGTGCGGGACAAAGCTTCGTTACAAATTTTCCGCCTGCGGGTTTGTAAAAAAACTCTACTCCAAAAAATCCGGGAGTACCATAAGTCACACAATTCCCATCCGCATGCTCCAGATGTCGACGTATAGAACATTCGCGATCGTCGATACAAAACGCTGCCTGAAAAGAAGGATGTGCAGGCACCGGACGGTCTTTGCGGTTGCGTAAGAGTCCAGCCAATACTTCATCATAATAACTCCATTCGTAGGACTCCTGCCATAAGCGAATGACATCATGTAATTCTGAATTTTCTACCGGAGCAAATAAGGGAATCGGAACTTCTTTTACCCGTTCGCACAAAGGCTGCCAGTTTTCACCCAGGAAACTTTCCATGGCATCGATCTCCAATAAAAGTTCCAGAATAATTAAATCCGACAAGGTGATTTTTCTTCGGTCGAGCAATCCTTCCGGTTGAGATTCAAGAACAGCCACCATACCCGACCAGCCCGGATGTGCAAATTGCTGATCGTATATATAACTTTCAAACAAACGTTCATCCCCAACAATGCGTTGTAACAGGGTGTGAATTTCGAGTCGTTCTTCCATGACCATTTTCTTCACCTTTTGGGTGCGGAAAAAACTGGTAAAACTATTGCGTTCCATTTCACGAATGGAATTCAGGAAATTTTTATGGCTAATTGGAAAATTCCAAATTGAAATTCCCTGATCGAGATAGCTGCAAAGAATGCGGAACAACAAAGGATGAACCATGTTGTCGAGATCGATACCGAATTGTTTTTTCCATTGCGAGCGCAATTTTCCAATGCGTGGTTCTCCTTGTGTGGAATAGGAGTTGTGCAGCATTTTTTCTTTCCACTCGCTTAGTGCTGCTTCACCTTTATTCCGGCGAATACGGTCTTCAATAATTTCTTCGCGGATTACTTTTTTAGAATACAACTCGCGGTATTCACGAAGTGATAAGGTAACGCGGTAACCGAACATTTCTTCGGCCATGGATAATCCCTTAAAAAAGGAATTATGCTGGAACGCATGCAGCGTATTGTGGTGAACAAAATCTTTTAATGGCGCCTGGGCAGGCAGGTAATGATGCAATTGATGAAGGACATGATGTTCATCAAAAACATGGTGTTCAGTTTTCATAGTAGGACGAATAATTTGAAAATGGACAATGTTTTTAATTCTAAAAACTGTCCTGAATCAAATCAGTAATGTCCTTACCCGAAGATATACCGGCGTTGAGTAATTGGAAGAAGGTTCGGAATGTATTCCGTAAAAAATAAATGGACTAGGGAAAAATTCTAAAGTAGAACATTGAAAGGTGGACAACAGAAGCTCGCTGCGTTCATCGCCTTTATCCTTTTCAACGATTAATTCATCCGCTTCGGGAACCGCGTTGTAATCGGTGGCAGAAGGAAGTGCTTTTTGTAATACACAGATTGATTTTTCCGTTTCTTTTATTTCAGAGAAATAATGTTGAACGGAAAACAAAAATACCAGTTGGATCAGACCAAAGGTGATGAGGCGGTTAATGCGGGACGAACACATAACGATAGTGCAAATATCGTTAATATTCGTCAGTTCGCACTTGATGTGCCGTTAAAAAAGAGTTAATACCCTTATTTCAGCATTTCCTTAACCGCAGCTTCCAGTTGGAGATCCTGGCCCTTTAGGACAGTGTTCCAGTCGTTCTCCACCTGAATATCCGGAACCAGATCATGGTTTTCCACCAGATAACCATCTTTTATACTGCGCATTCCAACTTGTGGAATTCCGAATACCGTACTGTAATCAATCATGGTTTCCCACCAAACTGCCGTACCTGTACCGGGAACCGGCATACCAATCAGTTTTCCGATCTCAAGCGCTCTGTAGGTATAGGGGAAAAGATGCGCATCGGAATAATTTCCTTCCGACATTAACACACATGAAGGTTTTTGCCATTTATTCAGTGGTTCACCACCCATGTTTTTTTGTCCCCGCGGTTCAAAATTCATGTAACGTTTTCCGCTTAGCAAAGTGGCCAAATCATCATGCAGCCATCCTCCGCCGTTAAAACGCGTATCAACAATCAATGCCGATTTGGTATTTAAATTCCCAAGAGCTTTATCGAAAACTTCTCTAAAACTTTCACTGTTCATTCCCTCTACATGAACATAACCAACCTTACCACCTGAAAGTTGATCCACCATTTTTTCGCAGTTTTGAATAAAACGCAAATAAGCCAAATCACTTTCTTCCCATTGAGAAATCGGCTTAATGGTTTCGGTCCACACCGCTGCATCTTTCTTAAACTCCACCAATACCGTTTTTCCCGCTTTGCGATTTAATAAGGAATAAATATTTGTGTTTTCATCAATGCTTACACCGTCTATCGCGGTGATGAGTGTACCTGCATTTATTTTTCCGCTTTGGAGTAGTGGACTTTTTGGCATTAACTCCGCAATCTTATATCCTTTTCCGGAATAAGTCTGATCATAATAACAACCCAGCGATGCGGTTTGATCGCCATTTGGGTTCATAGAACGAAAACTTGCTCCGGTATGTGAGGCATTCACTTCTCCAAGCATTTCAGAAAGTAATTCGGCAAAATCCTGACCGGTACGAATTTCTGCAACATGTTTTCCGTATTCTTTCTTGTAAAAATCCCAATCTACACCATGCAGGTCTGCCACGTAAAATTTCTTTTTGAGTTGTCGCCATGCATGCTCAAACATGTAAGCGCGTTCTTCATTGGGTTTCCATTCGTATTGACCATCCACTGAAATTGGACTAACACTTCCGGAGCTTACATCGATTTTAACCAAAACACCATTTTTCATCAAATAGATGTTCTTCTCTTCCTTATCGAATTCCAATCCCGAAGGAGAACTTCCCATTTTAGCCAGCAATTTGGTTTCACTGTCTTTAAATTTGGTGGTCCATAAATCAAATCCTTTATCGAACTGACACAAATAAAACATCTGTGAAGCATCTTTGGTTATCAAATAATCCGATAAAAACGAAGAGTGAATCGTTAAACGAACCCTGCGATCCTGCAATCCATCTTCATCAATTTTTAAAGCTTTTACTTCTTCTTTTTTCTCTTCTTCTTTTTTACTGTCCTTTGTGTTTTTGCCCTTCGCTTCTTCTTTGCCCTTGTCTTTATCTTTATCCTTTTCTTTTTGGATTTCCTCTTCGTATTCTTTTTCCATTTTTGTAGCCGAGAATTTTTTCCAGGCCTCCTTGGTCAGAAATATCGCCTCAACATCCGTTTGCGATCCCCAGCTACCGTGCGAGCGGAATCCGTATTTATCGGTGGTCCATGCAATCATTTCTCCATCCATCATAAACTTTGGATTACCGTTTCCATAACCACTGCGTGAAATGTTTACCGGTTTTTTTCCGCCATCGGCACTTACTAATCCGATGTTTGAACTCCAACGCTCATTTTCAAAAAATTCAACCAAAAGCCATTTGCTGTCAGGAGCCCAAACAAAATTCTGGTCGCCATCGGAGTAGGAATAATTGTAAGATCCCTCCATAGCCGTAACACTTTTTCCGCTCGCCAAATCCAAAACTTTCACCGTGGTTCTTTCTTCGAGATAAGCAACTTTTTTTCCATCGGGAGAATACTTGGGCTGAAATTCTTCTTCTGCTTTATTACTAAGGCATTTTTCGGTGATGAGCGTACTGTTGTAAAAATATTTTTCGTCGGCATTACTTAAGCTGGCTTCAAATAAATCCCAACTGCTTCCGCGTTCGGCAGCATAAAGCAATTTTTTTCCATCAGGAGAAAATGAAACCGAACGTTCTTGTCCGGGTGTATTCGTAATGCGCTTGGTGGTGCTGTGATTTACGGAGCTCACAAATACATCACCGCGATATATTAATGCGACTTCTTTCCCATTGGGAGAAAGTGCAAATTCCGAAAAACCGTTTCCGGCCGACATCGGAATCAGTTCATTTTGCTGAACATCTGCTTTTACTATAATATTTACTTTTTGCGATGTATTATTTTTGAATAAGTAAATTTCTCCATCGAAACTATAGCACAAAACTCCGTCTTTAGAACTGCTTAAAAAACGAACAGGATGTTTTTCGTGTTTAGTGATTTGCGATTGGTGCGACTCGCCATTAATGGATCCTTTCCAAATATTAAATGAACCGGACTTTTCGCTGAGAAAATAATATTCGCTATCATTTATCCAAACCGGATTTCGGTCTTCACCTTTCCAGGTGGCCACTTTTTTAAATGATTTAGCTGCTACATCGTACAACACAATATCGCGCGTAACGGAGGAGGTATGGTGTTTTCTCCATTGATCTTCGTATCCTTTACGGTCGTGCATTAAAATCATTTTTCCATTCGGAGAAAACTGCAATGCTTCTGCCGGTGCACTGAAATTCATTTTTTCTCTTCCGCCATTTATTGAAACGGAATAAATCTCATGCAACACACGCGAGGGGAACATGGCGTTTTTATGATCATCTAAACGGGCCGATCCGTACCACACTTCTTTCCCGTCGGGAGAAAAGGTGTAAGGGAAATCTGAAGAAGAATGATAGGTTAAACGAAGTGGTTCTCCTCCTTCTGCCGATACCAAAAACACATCATAATTTCCATTGCGGTTGGATGCAAATGCAATTTGTTTTCCGTCGGGACTCCAAACCGGCATAAAATCATAAGCGCTATTCGAGGTAATCTGCCGTGCTTGTCCACCTTCCGACGACACCACCCAAACATCTCCATAGGCTGCAAAAGCAATTTGTTTTCCGTCGGGAGAAATACTGGGGTAACGGTACCAGGATGCAAAAAGGGAAGTTTGTAACAATAGAGCACTTAAAATAAAGGCCAGTCTCATAGCAGTGGTTTTTGGATTTAAACTAAATGTAAAACAAAAAGAGAATTCAAACGAACAATTTTATATTTTTAATTGAAATCCTAATTATTTCAGTATGATTGTTCACCACGTTATCTCATCCCGGCCGTTAAAGTCTGTTTCCAGAGGCTACACGTATAAACGTCCCCTCATTGCCACCGAAAAAAACGGTGATGCCGCGAATGAATTTCTAAGTTTTGGAAGATATACCGTGGAAGATGAGCTCAAAGCTCCGTTCTTCGTTCATAATGGAAATCACCCCGAAAGCAGAGATTATTATTTTCGTCCCGATGGCTTCCACCAACCCGGGGAAGAAAGCTCTTCCTTTTTGCGCGAAATGTTTGCGGGACTAAAAGCAGAGGGGGAAGATCTCTTATATATCTATTTATTCGGTTTCGGAAATAACGTTCATTCCGAAATCCACAAACAATTGGAGCCGCTCCATAAACATTACTACAAGAACAAGGACTGGGGTTCTCCGGTAGGCAGAATTTTATTGCTCAGCTGGCCTTCTCAGGGAAAAGCTGAGTATAAGCACGGCGAAGAAAAGGATGTAGAAAAAATGGGAATCATGCTGGCAAGTTTAATGGTTAAACTATTTAACTACATGCAAGCCGATCCCGATCAACTCTTCGAAAACTGGTCGCCAAAACTTGTATTCCACGCACAATCGATGGGAAACCGGATTCTTCAAAAAATGATGCTTGAATTGGAAGCGCTGGAACAAAATGGCGTGATTTCAGAAAACCAATTCAACGGTTTTTTCCACCGGCTGGTGATGACAGGTGCAGATTTGGATGAGGACACTATGTACATTGAGCAGGACACTCCCAAAAACGGTATTCATGCGCTGGCAAAACGTGTTATTTTATTTCACAATAAAGACGATAAAGCACTTTGGATTTCAAGAAATATTTTCGGCAGTAGTCACCGCCTGGGCGGCGATGAAGCTCCGGATCCGCGGCGTTTGCCTGATAATGTAGATCTCGTTTTGTTAACGCGAAAAGATGCAGGATTTATTGGTCACAATTATTTCCAAAACAAAGAATGTATTATCCGCAATCTGTTTAAAGCACTGCACGAAAATTACTTTAACGGAGAACCCATTCAGGAAGGAAAACGATTACTGGCAGAATTTGATCCGGAGGAAAATAAATTTATCCGTTCGGAGTATTTGGCTTAGTGGCGGGACCTTTACCTGTTCCATTTTTTTTCTTCTTAAAAAATGGTTTTTTCTTTCTGGAATGTGAAGCGGAGGATTTATCAGAGTCCGATTCTTTCCATCCTTTACCGATCTCTTCCGGAATTTCCATGCGCTTTACTTGCTGACCAATCAATGTTTCTATGCGGCGGAATTTTGGAAAATCCTTGCGGCTGATTAAGGTAATGGCCGTTCCGGTAGAAGCAGCGCGTGCTGTTCTTCCAATGCGGTGTACATAATCTTCTGCATCATGCGGAGCATCGTAGTTCACTACCAGATCAATTCCCTCTACATCTATTCCCCTCGATAAAATATCGGTTCCTATCAGAATTCTGATTTTATGATTCCGGAAATCGAGCATGATTTCCTCGCGTTCGGCTTGCTTTAAATCGGAATGAAATCCTTTACAGGAAAATCCTTTTTGACGGATGTTTCTGTAAAGATCTTTTACCTTGTCCTTGCTCGATGAAAAAATAATGATGGACTGATATTTTTCGTCCTTTAAAACAGAATACAAGAGCTTATCTTTTTCATCATCATTTAAAAAATAAACCTGCTGATCAATTCCTGCGGCCGGCTTAGAAATAGCAACGGTAACCTCAGCGGGATTGATTAAAATAGAAGTAGCGAGTTGACGGATTTTGGTGGACATGGTTGCGGAAAACAATAGCGTTTGTCTTTCCTTTGGAATATGAGAAATGATGCGCATGATGTCATCATAAAAACCCATATCCAACATACGATCGGCTTCGTCCAATACCAAAAAGCGAATGGAACTTAGATCTAATACACCGCTGATTAAAAACGACAACAATCGTCCGGGTGTAGCAACAATAATTTCAACTCCCGATTGAAAGGCTTTTTTCTGCCGTTCCCAAACTTCTCCTTCTCCTCCACCATATACCGCAATTGAGCTCACATTCACAAAATAGCTTAATCCTTCAATCTGGCGGTCGATTTGCACAGCCAGCTCCCGGGTTGGTGCAAGTATTAATACACTGGTTTTTTCGGAAGGTTCTTCCAGTAAACGATGCACAACGGGCAAAACAAAAGCCGCCGTTTTTCCTGTTCCGGTTTGTGCGCAGGCAATTAAATCTCTCCCCTGAAGCACCAGGGGAATGGATTGTTGTTGAATGGGTGTTGGGCGGAGAATGTTCATTGCGTCCAACGCATCGAGAATATAATCGTCGAGACCCAGGTCTGCAAATGCCAATTCGGTGTTATCCATGTGGCCAAGTTACCATTATTTCAACAGTTGAGCAATTACCGTTAGTTTTATAAATCCAACCTTTGGTAGTATTATGACAAGAAAGCGCATGTTGAATGATCCTTTTGTTTTACTTTGCAGCACTTCGTTCAACTATGAAACGCTTTCTACTTTTTGCCGCGGCAATTTTTCCTTTTACTGTATTCTCACAAATGAATGTTGCCACAGGAGGCAATAACAGCGATCCTTTATTTTTAGGTCCCAATGTTTTATCCGGTGGCGGACTATCCATTTTCAATGTCACCTTTTCGGGTAACAATGCGCAACAGGTGGGCTATTATTCAAATGCTTATTCAGCAATCGGATCTTCATCGGGTGTAGTTCTATCTACCGGTAAAGCCATTTCTGCCGCTCAAGCGAACGATAGTTCTGCAACTTCTGCATCCATTGGAAACAGCAATCCCAGTGATGCCGACCTTCTGACGCTCGGTAACGGAAATTCAATTTTCGATTGGTTCATTATGGAATTTGACGTTCAGGTTACCGGTAACCAATTCGGTATGCGTTATGTTTTTGCCTCTGAAGAATACCAGGAATATGTTTGCGGAAATGATGCAGATGTATTTGCCATTTTAATCAGCGGTTCAGGAATCAGTGGCACGTTTCAAAACAATGCCGATCTCATTTCGTTGGTTCCCTCCTCGAGCATGCCTGCCGGAATTAATTCCATTAACAACGGAACTCCCGGTGTGTTCGGCAACGTTGGTGGTTGCATCAACTCGGGCTCATCTGCCTATTATAACGATAATATTTCCGGTCTATTCGAATTCGACGGGTATACCGATAAACTTACCGCAACCGCAGATGTTGTATGCGATTCTGTTTATCACATAAAAATCATTCTTGCAGATATTGGAAACGATGGCTTCGATAGTGGTTTGTTTCTGGAAGAGCGCGGTGTTTACAGTAACGGTATCGGCTATTTCGATGGCGGCGCTTTTTCCGATTCAATCATTGTAGAAGGATGTCGTCCCTTTGATATTAACATCTATAACCCAACCGGATTTGTTCAGGGACAAAACATCAACATCACCCTGGGTGGTACCGCAACCAATGGCACCGATTACAACAATATCCCAAGCACTTATACCTTAAGTTCAAATGATAGTTTAATTACCATTCAAATTGTTCCGATCGCCGATGGAATTACCGAAGGATTTGAAACCGTTGTTATTTCGTATTCCCTCACCACGCCTTGTGGTGAACAGATTCCGGTTACCTATACGCTCTATATTCAAGATGAAAATCCGCTGGTAGTAGGCAACATGAATTCGAATACTACTATTTGTGCCGGAGAAACCGTTACACTGAATTTAAATGTGAGCGGCGGATTCCCTGCTTATACTGTTTTGTGGAATGGCGTTGCGCAGAATAATGTTATTGTTGCTCCCACTCAAGACATCACCTATGTGGCAGAAGTGATTGACCAGGCAGGTTGTTATTGGTCGCAGAGTTTTAATGTGGATTACAATGCAAATCCAATTGTAAATGCTGGTCCTGATATAACCGTATGTTCTGGACACGATCAGGTTTTAGGTGCTCAAATTGATGGTTATTCCGGTGCCAGTTATCAGTGGACACCATCAGCAGGATTAAATGCAAGTAATCTTGCTTATCCAACATTTAATTCTTCTACCGGTCACACCTACACGGTGAATGTAACAACAGCTGCGGGATGTACCGGATCAGATCAGGTAATTGTAACCGTACTTCCATCACCCTCGGTGAATGCGGGTCCCGACCAAACGATTACTTATTTACAAACCAATTGTTCGTTGAACGGAACTGGAGCAGGAAATGCGATGTGGAGTCCGGATTATTATTTAACCTGCAGCAATTGTTTTATTCCCACTGCAGCACCAATGGTGACAACCACCTACACATTAAGTGTAACCGGCGCAAACGGTTGTGTATCTACCGACGATGTAACCGTAACCGTTGATGTGCCAAAAGATGTTTTTGTCCCCTCCGCATTTTCTCCGAATAACGATGGCAACAACGATGTGTTGTATGCAAGAGGATACACCATTTTACACATGCACTTTATTGTTTATGATTTATGGGGACAGGTCATGTTTGACTCCTTTCAACCCGACAAAGGTTGGGATGGAACTGTAAATGGAGCTCCGGCTTCGGTTGGATTATATGTTTACACTCTCGAAGTAGAATATGTTAATGATGCAGGAACAGCCACCTTTTCCGGTGAAGTAAATCTGGTACGATGAAAAAGAACACACTCCTTCTATTAAGTCTTTGTTTTGCCGGAAAGGTATTTGCACAGGATGCACATTTTACTCAATTTGAAAATTCACCCTTTTTCATAAATCCTGCCTCTGCGGGAATGGTTGAACAGAGTGATTACCGTGGCTCATTGATTACCCGCAACCAATGGCATAAACTGGTTCGTCCCACCAACTCCACCATGATTTCTGCCGATGTTCCCTTATTACGTTATCAAGGCGGAGAGCGCAGCAGAAGTAATTTAGGTTTGGGTTTGTATTATGGTTTTTCCACCATGGGTGATAATAAAACGCGACAAACCCAAATGGGCATTGCGGTGAGTGGAATTACAACGGTGGGTGAACACAAATACCTTAGTCTTGGGATTTCCGCCGGCAAAGGAGGATTCAGAAATGACCTCAGTGCAGCAACGTGGGATAATCAATACGACGGCTTTCAATACGACGCATCACTTCCGAGCAATGAAGCATACAACGGAATGTTAAAAGCCAGGTATTTCGATTTGAATGCGGGATTAAACTTTTTAAGTCTTTCGCGCAAAAACGGAGCGAGTACCAATATTGGTGCATCAGTAGCACACCTCACTTCGCCAAAATTAAAAAATGATCCTTTACTAAATGGAAATATAGATCCACGCATCACCGCTTATTTTCGCTCGGAGATTGATTTAAAAATTAAAAATGCGCATCCGATCTTTTTAATTCCCCGTGCTATGTTTGCCATGCAG
The sequence above is drawn from the Flavobacteriales bacterium genome and encodes:
- a CDS encoding DEAD/DEAH box helicase; this translates as MAFADLGLDDYILDALDAMNILRPTPIQQQSIPLVLQGRDLIACAQTGTGKTAAFVLPVVHRLLEEPSEKTSVLILAPTRELAVQIDRQIEGLSYFVNVSSIAVYGGGEGEVWERQKKAFQSGVEIIVATPGRLLSFLISGVLDLSSIRFLVLDEADRMLDMGFYDDIMRIISHIPKERQTLLFSATMSTKIRQLATSILINPAEVTVAISKPAAGIDQQVYFLNDDEKDKLLYSVLKDEKYQSIIIFSSSKDKVKDLYRNIRQKGFSCKGFHSDLKQAEREEIMLDFRNHKIRILIGTDILSRGIDVEGIDLVVNYDAPHDAEDYVHRIGRTARAASTGTAITLISRKDFPKFRRIETLIGQQVKRMEIPEEIGKGWKESDSDKSSASHSRKKKPFFKKKKNGTGKGPATKPNTPNG
- a CDS encoding choice-of-anchor L domain-containing protein encodes the protein MKRFLLFAAAIFPFTVFSQMNVATGGNNSDPLFLGPNVLSGGGLSIFNVTFSGNNAQQVGYYSNAYSAIGSSSGVVLSTGKAISAAQANDSSATSASIGNSNPSDADLLTLGNGNSIFDWFIMEFDVQVTGNQFGMRYVFASEEYQEYVCGNDADVFAILISGSGISGTFQNNADLISLVPSSSMPAGINSINNGTPGVFGNVGGCINSGSSAYYNDNISGLFEFDGYTDKLTATADVVCDSVYHIKIILADIGNDGFDSGLFLEERGVYSNGIGYFDGGAFSDSIIVEGCRPFDINIYNPTGFVQGQNINITLGGTATNGTDYNNIPSTYTLSSNDSLITIQIVPIADGITEGFETVVISYSLTTPCGEQIPVTYTLYIQDENPLVVGNMNSNTTICAGETVTLNLNVSGGFPAYTVLWNGVAQNNVIVAPTQDITYVAEVIDQAGCYWSQSFNVDYNANPIVNAGPDITVCSGHDQVLGAQIDGYSGASYQWTPSAGLNASNLAYPTFNSSTGHTYTVNVTTAAGCTGSDQVIVTVLPSPSVNAGPDQTITYLQTNCSLNGTGAGNAMWSPDYYLTCSNCFIPTAAPMVTTTYTLSVTGANGCVSTDDVTVTVDVPKDVFVPSAFSPNNDGNNDVLYARGYTILHMHFIVYDLWGQVMFDSFQPDKGWDGTVNGAPASVGLYVYTLEVEYVNDAGTATFSGEVNLVR
- a CDS encoding PorP/SprF family type IX secretion system membrane protein, which gives rise to MKKNTLLLLSLCFAGKVFAQDAHFTQFENSPFFINPASAGMVEQSDYRGSLITRNQWHKLVRPTNSTMISADVPLLRYQGGERSRSNLGLGLYYGFSTMGDNKTRQTQMGIAVSGITTVGEHKYLSLGISAGKGGFRNDLSAATWDNQYDGFQYDASLPSNEAYNGMLKARYFDLNAGLNFLSLSRKNGASTNIGASVAHLTSPKLKNDPLLNGNIDPRITAYFRSEIDLKIKNAHPIFLIPRAMFAMQGVHMEIQAGASLFVSTQPTSQVTSFKHKTGIEGGVMYRYNDALGLLAAYKNENLRIGLCYDLSVSVYGEALKRRGGAELSLIYYGINKSLRDRKPIYE